In Flavobacterium sp. CS20, a single window of DNA contains:
- a CDS encoding exopolysaccharide biosynthesis polyprenyl glycosylphosphotransferase, whose translation MRKRWRYIGYLRPIIYVIDISVISILAIWLLSLSLNEAISFVLFHSIAWLILSLKTNYYEVYRFTKIVKILSLAFEQFFLFTLIVCSYFAIYKGFELEVALVFQYLILSFSIILSFKLLVNYLLKHYRKFYKGNLRKTIIIGDNLRTHQLKTFFNENPEFGYQFLKMFCTKKNDKFLDHCFHYIIENNVDEIYCSMAELTQKQINTIVHFADNNLIVLKFLPDTKDIYAKQLKVDYYGFLPILSLRSIPIEEPFNKFVKRSFDFIFSLAVVIFILSWLTPLIALLIRIESKGPVFFKQKRNGLNYKEFVCFKFRSMRPNTEIETSWVKPNDNRVTKIGKFIRKTSIDELPQFYNVLLGDMSVVGPRPHPVSHTEMFVGKIDKFMVRHFIKPGILGLAQVSGYRGEIETDKDIINRVKYDIFYLENWSVFLDIKIVFMTIFNAFKGDKKAY comes from the coding sequence ATGAGAAAAAGATGGCGCTACATCGGATATCTTAGACCTATTATTTATGTAATTGATATTTCTGTTATAAGCATACTTGCCATTTGGTTATTAAGTTTAAGTCTTAACGAAGCCATCTCTTTTGTTTTATTTCATAGCATAGCTTGGTTAATATTGTCGCTAAAAACCAACTACTACGAAGTTTATAGATTTACCAAAATTGTTAAAATACTCTCTCTTGCCTTTGAACAATTTTTTCTGTTTACCCTTATTGTTTGCTCTTATTTTGCGATTTATAAAGGCTTTGAACTTGAAGTTGCATTAGTTTTTCAATATTTAATTTTAAGCTTTTCTATCATACTTAGCTTTAAGCTTTTAGTCAATTATCTACTTAAACATTATAGAAAATTTTATAAAGGAAATTTAAGAAAAACCATCATAATTGGAGACAATTTAAGAACACACCAACTCAAAACTTTTTTTAATGAAAACCCTGAATTTGGATACCAATTTTTAAAAATGTTTTGTACAAAAAAAAATGATAAATTTTTAGATCATTGTTTTCATTATATAATTGAAAATAACGTTGACGAAATTTATTGTTCTATGGCAGAACTCACACAAAAACAAATTAACACCATAGTTCATTTTGCAGACAACAACCTTATTGTGTTAAAGTTTCTACCTGACACAAAAGACATATATGCCAAACAACTCAAAGTTGATTATTATGGCTTTTTACCCATATTATCTCTAAGAAGCATTCCTATAGAAGAACCTTTCAATAAATTTGTCAAACGGTCTTTTGATTTTATTTTTTCACTTGCTGTTGTGATTTTTATATTATCATGGCTTACACCTCTAATAGCACTACTCATTAGAATAGAATCTAAAGGTCCTGTGTTTTTTAAACAAAAACGCAATGGTTTAAACTACAAAGAATTCGTCTGTTTTAAGTTCAGATCAATGCGACCTAATACTGAAATTGAAACATCTTGGGTCAAACCCAATGATAACAGAGTAACAAAAATCGGTAAATTTATCAGAAAAACCAGCATAGACGAGTTGCCACAATTTTACAATGTCTTGCTCGGCGATATGTCTGTTGTTGGCCCAAGACCACATCCAGTTTCGCATACAGAAATGTTTGTGGGCAAAATCGATAAATTTATGGTGCGTCATTTCATAAAACCTGGCATTCTTGGTTTGGCCCAAGTCAGTGGCTATCGCGGTGAAATAGAAACCGACAAAGACATTATTAACCGCGTGAAATACGATATCTTCTATCTCGAAAACTGGTCGGTATTTTTGGATATTAAAATTGTTTTTATGACCATATTTAATGCTTTTAAAGGTGACAAAAAAGCTTATTGA
- a CDS encoding glycosyltransferase, translated as MGILKKGSYYSILEKMELYIYKSSDIILGQSLEILEHVNQIVNKDNKKLFLYRNFPQFEIPQAKPKSEHNKIKIVYAGLIGIAQGIVEICEKVKFPETSEFHIYGDSPYAKEIEKIANTKPNIFYHGSLKREELHKALLEFDLTLIPLKNRIYGSVPSKIFEYSKLGLPILFFSDGEGADLVDNLGVGISQRKIDYKALENKINLIIKKEIVLPENKKIVKISNKYFNLEKQFKEFENQVLHQ; from the coding sequence ATGGGTATATTAAAAAAAGGAAGTTACTATAGCATTCTTGAAAAGATGGAATTATATATTTATAAATCATCTGATATTATACTAGGACAATCATTAGAAATATTAGAACATGTCAATCAAATTGTAAATAAGGATAATAAAAAACTATTTCTTTACAGAAATTTTCCTCAATTTGAAATCCCTCAGGCTAAACCAAAATCAGAACACAATAAAATAAAAATTGTTTATGCTGGGTTAATTGGTATAGCACAAGGGATTGTTGAAATATGTGAAAAGGTGAAATTTCCTGAAACTTCAGAATTCCATATTTACGGTGATAGTCCTTACGCAAAAGAAATTGAAAAAATAGCTAATACTAAACCAAATATTTTTTATCACGGAAGCCTCAAAAGAGAAGAACTTCATAAAGCCCTTCTTGAGTTCGATCTTACACTTATACCTTTAAAAAACAGAATATATGGATCTGTCCCTTCAAAAATATTTGAGTATTCTAAGTTAGGCTTACCAATACTTTTTTTCTCAGATGGTGAAGGAGCGGATTTAGTAGATAACTTAGGGGTTGGTATTAGTCAAAGAAAAATTGATTATAAAGCATTAGAAAACAAGATTAATCTTATCATAAAAAAAGAAATAGTACTACCTGAAAACAAAAAAATAGTTAAAATATCCAATAAGTATTTTAACTTAGAAAAACAATTTAAGGAATTTGAAAATCAAGTGTTGCATCAATAA
- a CDS encoding ABC transporter permease: MGIILLALAFGIVNTMLMAVLERKREIGMLLSVGMDKRKVFTMIILETLFLAFIAALLGVLLSIWTIEYFGRNGINLSAVAKGLESLGMGARVFTKLPFAMYVDITLMTLSVALIAAIIPARRALKLNPAEAVKAI, translated from the coding sequence ATGGGGATTATCTTATTAGCCTTGGCTTTTGGCATTGTTAATACTATGCTCATGGCGGTTCTGGAACGAAAACGAGAAATAGGGATGTTGCTATCTGTTGGTATGGATAAACGAAAAGTCTTTACCATGATTATTTTGGAAACACTTTTCTTGGCTTTTATAGCGGCGCTTCTAGGTGTATTGTTGTCAATATGGACGATTGAATATTTTGGTAGGAATGGCATCAATTTATCGGCTGTGGCCAAAGGATTGGAAAGTTTAGGAATGGGTGCAAGAGTATTTACCAAACTGCCATTTGCTATGTATGTTGATATTACCTTAATGACACTTTCTGTCGCTTTGATTGCGGCTATAATACCAGCAAGAAGGGCTTTAAAATTAAATCCGGCAGAGGCCGTGAAAGCTATTTGA
- a CDS encoding site-specific integrase — MLYLRLTVNSQRVDISLNRKVDISKWNNKQQRVKSNHPQSQQINSFLTSLETKIHNHQIKMDHEEKLVTCMSIKSSLFGDDQKQPTLKKLFKYHSLKMENILAPGTLKNYKTTLKYIDEFLKIEIKTSDIFLKQINYKFLVDFDAYLRKKNTLTNNGVMKHMERLKKLMNFGHSLEWIDKNPAKFFKLIYHKVDVHYLDKKELEQIESVSLHKDRHQLVRDIFVFSCYTGLSYSDVFNLTEDNIQIGIDGENWIYTYRQKSKTRVRIPLLETPKNIIAKYKNHPKCKSGKLLPVFSNQKTNDYLKEIATKANIKKRISFHTARHTFATTVTLINGVPIETVSKLLGHTKIATTQIYAKVIERKVSDDMKLLNDRLKETSKMTKYS; from the coding sequence ATGCTGTATCTAAGATTGACGGTCAATTCTCAAAGAGTTGACATCAGTCTAAACAGAAAAGTGGATATTTCTAAATGGAACAACAAACAACAAAGAGTCAAAAGCAATCATCCACAATCCCAACAAATCAACAGTTTCTTAACCAGTTTAGAAACTAAAATCCATAACCATCAGATCAAAATGGATCATGAGGAAAAGCTTGTCACTTGTATGAGCATCAAATCAAGTTTGTTTGGAGATGATCAAAAGCAACCAACACTCAAGAAACTGTTCAAATACCACAGCTTAAAAATGGAAAACATTCTAGCTCCAGGAACTTTGAAAAATTATAAAACGACTTTAAAATATATTGACGAGTTTTTGAAAATTGAAATCAAGACGAGCGACATATTTTTAAAACAAATCAACTATAAATTTTTGGTTGATTTTGATGCCTATTTGAGAAAGAAAAATACACTAACCAACAACGGGGTTATGAAGCATATGGAACGTTTAAAAAAACTGATGAATTTTGGGCATTCGTTGGAATGGATTGATAAAAACCCAGCTAAGTTTTTTAAACTCATTTACCATAAAGTTGATGTGCATTATTTGGACAAAAAAGAGTTAGAACAAATTGAAAGCGTGAGTCTTCATAAAGATAGACATCAGCTTGTTAGAGACATTTTTGTATTTTCATGCTATACTGGACTTTCATATAGTGATGTTTTTAACTTGACGGAAGACAATATTCAAATAGGTATAGACGGTGAAAATTGGATTTACACATATCGGCAGAAATCTAAAACCAGGGTTAGAATACCACTTCTGGAAACACCAAAAAACATTATTGCTAAATACAAAAATCATCCAAAATGTAAATCTGGTAAATTATTGCCAGTTTTCAGTAATCAAAAAACAAATGACTATCTGAAAGAAATTGCGACTAAGGCGAATATCAAAAAACGGATTTCATTTCATACAGCAAGACATACTTTTGCCACAACCGTGACACTAATCAATGGCGTACCTATTGAAACTGTTTCAAAACTTTTAGGTCATACCAAAATTGCAACTACTCAAATATATGCGAAAGTCATTGAACGAAAAGTAAGTGATGATATGAAGTTGCTTAATGACAGACTAAAAGAAACTTCAAAAATGACGAAATATTCCTAA
- a CDS encoding ABC transporter permease, with translation MKTLLMIAWRNVWRNKLRSSIVIASVVLGIWSGLFIIAMVSGMNDQRLSSFINTNLSHIQIHNAGFQENFDKKDTIIGSNTLLKEIDTMNNVTAYTKRLVLQGMASTAHGNYGVKIMGIFPDEEKNVTDISEKLVQGTYLYKLKRNPIIIGEKLANKLGVKVNSKVVLNFQDSNNNTVSTGFRVEGIFKTINSSFDEENVFVKYDDLAPLVSLSGKYHEIAILCDSY, from the coding sequence ATGAAAACATTATTAATGATTGCTTGGAGAAACGTTTGGCGTAATAAACTACGAAGCAGTATTGTCATTGCTTCGGTAGTTTTAGGCATCTGGTCTGGGTTGTTTATCATAGCTATGGTCTCCGGTATGAACGATCAGCGTTTGAGTAGTTTTATAAATACAAATTTGTCCCACATCCAAATTCACAATGCTGGTTTTCAGGAAAATTTTGATAAAAAAGATACTATCATTGGAAGTAATACTCTTTTAAAAGAGATAGACACCATGAATAATGTAACGGCTTATACGAAACGGTTGGTATTACAAGGAATGGCATCTACAGCCCATGGTAATTATGGCGTGAAGATTATGGGGATATTCCCTGATGAAGAAAAAAATGTCACAGATATTTCAGAAAAACTGGTACAAGGAACCTATTTGTACAAACTAAAAAGAAATCCAATTATCATTGGGGAAAAACTAGCCAATAAATTAGGTGTTAAAGTCAATTCCAAGGTGGTACTCAACTTTCAAGATTCCAATAATAATACCGTTTCAACTGGTTTTAGGGTTGAAGGAATTTTTAAAACCATAAACAGTTCGTTTGATGAGGAAAATGTATTTGTGAAGTATGATGATTTAGCACCACTGGTTAGTTTAAGTGGCAAATACCATGAAATAGCCATCTTGTGTGATAGTTACTAA
- a CDS encoding UDP-glucuronic acid decarboxylase family protein, whose translation MKRVLITGAAGFLGSHLCDRFINEGYKVVGMDNLINGDMKNISHLFKNEHFEFYHHDVSKFVHVAGELDYILHFASPASPIDYLKIPIQTLKVGSLGTHNLLGLAKAKDARILIASTSEIYGDPLVHPQKEDYYGNVNSIGLRGVYDEAKRFQEAITMAYHRFHGLETRIVRIFNTYGLRMRLNDGRVIPAFIGQALRGEDLTVFGDGSQTRSFCYVDDQVDGIFRLLHSDYSKPVNIGNPNEISILDFAQEIIKLTGTNQKIIFKPLPKDDPMQRQPDISLAKEKLNWSPKVDRAEGMKTTYNYFKSLSKEELHASEHKDFSKHNQR comes from the coding sequence ATGAAAAGAGTTCTTATTACAGGTGCCGCTGGTTTTCTTGGGTCTCACCTTTGCGATAGGTTTATAAATGAAGGCTACAAAGTAGTCGGGATGGACAACCTCATCAACGGCGATATGAAAAATATCAGCCATTTGTTTAAGAATGAGCATTTTGAATTTTATCATCACGATGTTTCAAAGTTTGTGCACGTTGCCGGAGAGCTCGATTACATTTTGCATTTTGCATCGCCAGCCAGCCCAATCGATTATCTCAAAATTCCCATTCAAACCCTTAAAGTTGGATCTTTAGGAACCCACAATCTGCTGGGTTTAGCTAAAGCCAAAGACGCCAGAATACTTATTGCCAGCACTTCTGAAATTTATGGCGATCCTTTGGTTCATCCTCAAAAAGAAGATTACTACGGCAATGTCAATAGTATTGGCCTACGTGGCGTTTACGACGAAGCTAAACGCTTTCAAGAAGCCATAACAATGGCTTACCACAGGTTTCACGGCTTAGAAACTCGAATTGTAAGAATATTTAATACCTATGGGCTAAGAATGCGCCTCAACGACGGCAGAGTGATTCCTGCATTCATCGGTCAAGCCTTGAGAGGCGAAGATTTAACCGTGTTTGGCGACGGTTCTCAAACCCGATCATTTTGCTATGTTGACGACCAAGTAGATGGCATTTTTAGACTTTTACACTCAGACTATTCAAAACCTGTAAACATTGGTAACCCAAACGAAATTAGCATTCTCGACTTTGCTCAAGAAATCATCAAACTCACAGGAACCAACCAAAAAATCATCTTTAAACCTTTACCCAAAGATGACCCTATGCAACGCCAACCTGATATATCTTTAGCTAAAGAAAAATTAAACTGGTCACCAAAAGTCGATAGAGCCGAAGGGATGAAAACTACCTATAACTATTTTAAAAGCTTATCAAAAGAAGAACTACATGCCAGTGAGCATAAAGATTTTTCAAAACACAATCAAAGGTAA
- a CDS encoding phenylacetate--CoA ligase family protein, translated as MNRFERVLELSGFPLKKAKPHLLQIENKLQNDAKSYIAEQRQTIFQYHQQNNPFYKKFLDQNNISSWDDIPVMTKADLQQPLHQRLSDGYKLKDVFVNKTSGSSGHPFSFAKDKYCHALTWANIIKLYQQHDIEMGKSLEARFYGIPKSGIAHYKERLKDKFAKLHRFDIFDLSDEALARFLKTFQTKPFEFINGYTSSIVRFAKHLKAQNKILKDECNSLKLCITTSEMLFENDRKLLEKQLGVPIVNEYGASELDVIAFENHNNEWLVNRKTLFVEVVDESGKALPFGKEGEIVITSLYNKAHPFIRYKIGDRGVLARNSKSDQPILEQLTGRTNDFAKLPSGKVIPALTFYYVTKSAIENTGQVKEIVVVQHRIDQFEINYVADKILNDQQKQTILKAIDKYLEPNLKINFNRKSQIKRSKSGKLKQFVSKLK; from the coding sequence TTGAATCGGTTTGAACGTGTTTTAGAGTTATCGGGCTTTCCATTGAAAAAAGCCAAACCGCATCTTTTGCAAATAGAAAACAAGTTGCAAAATGATGCAAAATCTTATATAGCCGAACAGCGTCAAACCATTTTTCAATATCATCAGCAAAATAATCCTTTTTACAAAAAGTTTTTAGACCAAAACAATATTTCATCTTGGGACGATATACCTGTTATGACCAAAGCCGATTTACAACAACCTCTACATCAGCGTTTGTCTGATGGCTACAAATTAAAAGATGTTTTTGTTAACAAAACCAGTGGTTCAAGTGGTCATCCGTTTAGTTTTGCCAAAGATAAATATTGTCATGCTTTGACGTGGGCAAATATTATCAAGTTGTATCAACAACACGATATTGAGATGGGCAAATCGCTTGAAGCTCGATTTTATGGCATACCAAAATCAGGTATTGCACATTATAAAGAACGCCTGAAGGACAAATTTGCCAAGCTGCATCGGTTTGATATTTTTGATTTGTCTGATGAAGCATTAGCACGTTTTTTAAAAACTTTTCAAACTAAACCTTTTGAGTTTATCAATGGCTATACGAGTTCTATTGTAAGATTTGCCAAACATTTGAAAGCACAAAACAAGATTTTAAAAGACGAATGTAATAGTTTAAAATTGTGTATTACAACCAGTGAAATGTTGTTTGAAAACGATAGAAAATTATTAGAAAAACAATTGGGCGTTCCTATTGTCAACGAATATGGTGCGAGTGAATTAGATGTGATTGCTTTTGAAAATCATAACAATGAATGGTTGGTTAACCGCAAAACGTTATTTGTAGAAGTTGTTGATGAAAGCGGAAAAGCTTTGCCTTTTGGAAAAGAAGGTGAGATTGTTATTACCAGTTTATACAACAAAGCCCATCCGTTTATTAGATATAAAATTGGAGATAGAGGAGTTCTGGCAAGAAATTCTAAATCAGATCAGCCTATTTTAGAACAACTTACAGGAAGAACGAACGATTTTGCAAAATTGCCAAGTGGTAAAGTGATTCCCGCATTGACGTTTTATTATGTTACAAAATCTGCCATAGAAAACACAGGACAAGTCAAAGAAATTGTAGTGGTTCAACATCGTATAGATCAATTTGAAATCAATTATGTAGCAGATAAGATCTTAAACGACCAACAAAAACAGACTATACTCAAAGCCATAGATAAATATCTTGAGCCGAATTTAAAGATTAATTTTAACCGAAAATCACAAATCAAACGTTCAAAAAGCGGGAAGTTGAAGCAGTTTGTGTCTAAATTAAAATAA
- a CDS encoding outer membrane lipoprotein-sorting protein — MKYKLLLLLMVVSNFSFSQNADEIVKNADDKLRGKSSYSEITININRPKWSKELKMKYWSKGSDYSVSVITSPAKEKGTVFLMREKEVWNYLPTIERTVKFPPSMMLQNWMGTDLTNDDLVKQSSLVTDYDKKIIGEEEKEGYTCWKIELTPKPNAAVVWGKIIIWIDEKEYMQMQTDFYDEDMFLVNQMIGSDVKTFEGKLLPSKLTVVPVDKPGQSTVISYSQWKFGIDIPDEYFTTNYMKRIH, encoded by the coding sequence ATGAAATACAAGTTATTATTATTGTTAATGGTTGTTTCTAACTTCTCATTTAGTCAAAATGCTGATGAAATTGTTAAAAATGCTGATGATAAACTTAGGGGAAAATCGTCCTATTCTGAGATCACCATCAATATCAATAGACCAAAGTGGTCCAAAGAATTGAAAATGAAATATTGGTCAAAAGGTTCAGATTATTCAGTTTCAGTAATAACCAGTCCAGCAAAAGAAAAGGGCACTGTTTTTCTCATGCGAGAAAAAGAGGTTTGGAATTACCTGCCAACAATTGAAAGAACAGTAAAGTTTCCGCCTTCAATGATGTTACAGAATTGGATGGGCACCGATTTAACAAATGATGATTTGGTAAAACAATCTTCACTGGTGACAGATTATGATAAAAAAATTATTGGTGAAGAAGAAAAGGAAGGTTACACCTGCTGGAAAATAGAGTTGACCCCAAAGCCTAATGCCGCTGTTGTTTGGGGAAAAATAATCATTTGGATAGATGAAAAAGAATACATGCAGATGCAGACAGATTTTTATGATGAAGATATGTTTTTGGTCAATCAAATGATAGGATCGGACGTAAAAACATTTGAAGGCAAGTTACTTCCTTCAAAACTAACTGTTGTGCCGGTCGATAAACCGGGACAATCTACGGTAATTAGTTATAGCCAGTGGAAGTTTGGTATTGATATACCCGATGAATACTTTACCACTAATTACATGAAACGCATCCATTAA
- a CDS encoding TetR/AcrR family transcriptional regulator translates to MSPRTEKQLKEHKKAQKEKILQGALKLFATKGYFNTSVSDIANKLKISKGLLYNYFDNKERLLNEAVDFALKEASELNLSEDDLKNLSPEEIFIAVVEGYFKLLEEKKELWSLIVSLAIHVGSIPSVHKTISSIYEELTKQLSELFTMIGHHDPENEAVKLGALMDGIGIQYMIFGESYPLNSIKENIIKGYINSKKNLP, encoded by the coding sequence ATGAGTCCAAGAACCGAAAAACAATTAAAAGAACACAAAAAGGCACAAAAAGAAAAAATTCTTCAAGGTGCCTTGAAATTATTTGCAACTAAAGGATATTTCAATACATCTGTTAGTGATATTGCTAATAAGTTAAAAATCTCAAAAGGTTTATTATACAATTACTTTGATAATAAAGAAAGATTGTTAAATGAGGCTGTTGATTTTGCTTTAAAAGAGGCGTCGGAATTAAACCTGTCAGAAGATGATTTAAAAAATTTAAGCCCTGAAGAAATATTTATAGCAGTAGTTGAAGGGTACTTTAAGTTACTTGAAGAAAAGAAAGAACTTTGGAGTCTTATAGTGTCTTTAGCTATACATGTAGGTTCAATACCATCAGTTCATAAAACAATTTCATCCATATATGAAGAACTCACTAAACAATTGAGTGAGCTCTTTACCATGATAGGTCACCATGATCCTGAAAATGAAGCTGTCAAACTAGGGGCGCTAATGGATGGCATTGGTATTCAATATATGATTTTTGGTGAATCATATCCTTTAAACTCGATTAAAGAAAACATTATAAAAGGTTACATAAATTCTAAAAAAAATTTACCATGA
- a CDS encoding ABC transporter permease: MSNTEGVEAVLPRLENYGLLSFGDLTKVISLNGVDFKKEQKLQDINSKLITGSLPQNPKDIIIGKGVASYFKVETNDTLVFVGQGYHGMLVADKFHISGIIDLKNPALNKVTAMMSLEDAQNLFSASGIVTSLVVDKNDNVQLKSLQKAISSKLDSNYEVMNWQQMMPELQQTILADSVGGLLMIAILYMILIFGIFGTVLMMTQERKYEFGVLVSIGMKKGKLMFMVFIETIILSLLGVIMGVLLAYPIMLWKHYDPLVLPGTQAEMMENFGFNAEIPFYIQPDLPLVHASLIFIIALLVSLYPILIIKKLNPLHAMRG; encoded by the coding sequence TTGTCAAACACAGAGGGTGTTGAAGCGGTTTTACCAAGATTGGAAAATTATGGTTTATTGTCCTTTGGCGACCTTACTAAAGTAATTAGTCTCAATGGGGTTGATTTTAAAAAGGAACAAAAATTACAGGATATAAATTCAAAATTGATAACAGGTTCCCTTCCTCAAAACCCAAAGGATATTATTATAGGAAAAGGAGTAGCCTCTTATTTTAAAGTAGAAACCAATGATACTTTGGTTTTTGTAGGACAGGGATACCATGGAATGTTGGTCGCTGATAAATTTCATATTTCTGGAATTATAGACTTGAAAAACCCTGCCTTGAATAAAGTTACGGCTATGATGTCCTTGGAAGATGCCCAAAATCTTTTTAGTGCATCTGGCATTGTTACAAGTCTTGTGGTAGATAAAAATGACAATGTCCAACTTAAGTCGTTGCAAAAAGCAATCTCAAGCAAGTTGGACAGTAACTATGAAGTAATGAACTGGCAACAAATGATGCCTGAATTGCAACAAACCATTTTAGCAGATAGTGTTGGTGGATTGTTGATGATAGCTATCCTGTACATGATTCTCATCTTTGGAATTTTTGGCACCGTACTAATGATGACACAAGAAAGAAAATATGAATTTGGTGTGCTCGTCTCTATTGGGATGAAAAAAGGCAAGTTAATGTTTATGGTGTTTATAGAAACCATTATACTATCATTGTTGGGAGTAATTATGGGTGTTCTTCTTGCGTATCCAATCATGTTGTGGAAACACTACGACCCTTTGGTACTACCTGGTACACAAGCCGAAATGATGGAGAACTTCGGGTTTAATGCAGAAATTCCATTTTACATACAACCTGACCTGCCCTTGGTGCATGCTTCACTAATTTTCATAATAGCCTTGTTGGTATCTCTATATCCTATCTTAATTATTAAAAAACTGAATCCTCTGCATGCTATGAGAGGTTAA
- the wecB gene encoding non-hydrolyzing UDP-N-acetylglucosamine 2-epimerase, producing the protein MYKITIVAGARPNFMKIAPIIEAIKLHKDLINFRLVHTGQHYDRKLSETFFEELGIPKPDINLGVKSGTQAEQTAQIMIKFEKELISQPSDLVLVVGDVTSTMACAIVAKKLNIKVAHVEAGIRSGDMKMPEEINRIVTDSITDYFFTTTELANKNLLNSGKSKDQLFLVGNVMIDTLNKNINRLSKPSFWDEVRLEEKSYFVMTLHRPSNVDEEYKLKSLITTIVENSKGKPIIFPVHPRTKKLLQNLSLNFENLHYVEPLGYLNFIYLIKNAFAVLTDSGGITEETTVLNVPCITFRDSTERPETCEIGTNVLVGSDLNKTKDAFDILNNGQWKEGKSPKLWDGKTAKRIVNELIKIFKIG; encoded by the coding sequence ATATACAAAATAACCATCGTAGCAGGAGCAAGACCAAATTTCATGAAAATTGCTCCAATCATTGAGGCAATTAAACTTCATAAAGATTTAATCAATTTCCGTTTAGTGCATACAGGTCAACATTATGATAGGAAGTTAAGTGAAACTTTTTTTGAAGAGTTAGGTATACCCAAACCTGATATTAATTTAGGTGTTAAAAGTGGAACGCAAGCTGAGCAGACAGCCCAAATCATGATAAAATTTGAAAAAGAACTCATTTCTCAACCATCAGATTTGGTTTTAGTTGTTGGTGATGTAACTTCTACTATGGCTTGTGCTATCGTCGCCAAAAAACTCAATATAAAAGTTGCTCATGTAGAAGCAGGCATAAGGTCTGGCGACATGAAAATGCCTGAAGAAATAAACAGAATTGTAACAGATAGTATTACAGACTACTTTTTTACCACTACAGAATTGGCTAACAAAAATCTTTTAAATTCTGGTAAGTCAAAAGATCAACTTTTTTTAGTAGGTAATGTCATGATTGACACCTTAAATAAAAACATCAATAGACTTAGTAAACCGAGTTTTTGGGATGAAGTTAGGCTAGAAGAAAAATCTTATTTTGTAATGACACTTCATAGACCTTCTAACGTAGATGAAGAGTATAAGTTAAAATCATTAATTACCACAATAGTCGAAAACAGCAAAGGCAAACCCATCATTTTCCCTGTTCATCCAAGGACTAAAAAATTACTTCAAAATTTATCTTTAAACTTTGAAAACCTTCATTATGTAGAACCTTTGGGATATCTTAATTTTATATATTTAATAAAAAATGCATTTGCTGTCTTAACAGATTCTGGCGGTATCACAGAAGAGACAACTGTTTTAAACGTTCCATGTATAACTTTTAGAGATTCAACAGAAAGACCCGAAACTTGTGAAATAGGGACTAATGTTTTAGTCGGTTCTGATCTCAATAAAACAAAAGACGCTTTTGACATTTTAAACAACGGTCAATGGAAAGAAGGTAAATCTCCAAAATTATGGGATGGTAAAACGGCTAAAAGAATTGTAAATGAATTGATCAAAATTTTTAAAATTGGATAG